Proteins from one Acidiphilium multivorum AIU301 genomic window:
- a CDS encoding sensor histidine kinase, giving the protein MTRRWPASGQPAILRTSGVRLAALGAAVAAMGAVIVFVVIYYGTLGSLRQTLDASVTNEIGEILPQGPATPPAVAAIAIRAALAQRPSRIFYALAGPNGAPLAGNLRFPPPAPGWHTLDAPEADAFAPGVTELRVLVVRLRGGASLLVGVDGTMIRRLNDLIRRSFLIGFGLTLSLGLAAGIGFGRKALARVNAVSLASREIMAGDLSRRIPLAGTGDEFDRLAETVNAMLDRMQHLMENLGAVGNDIAHDLRSPLARLRETLELALRDPDPAAAGAAIAEAIAQVDGALALCGAILRLAQIETGARRASFSDIDLTDLLDRLVETYETVAEEAGHRLAAHVPRGLAIRGDAQLLNQMFANLIENAITHAGSAARIGLVARADPAGVTVRLTDDGPGIAPDRRGAALRRFGRLDPARHRPGYGLGLPLSAAIADLHDARFTLDVAAPGADRPGLAVTLVFPAGGVPRPG; this is encoded by the coding sequence ATGACCCGGCGCTGGCCCGCGTCCGGCCAACCCGCGATCCTGCGCACCTCCGGCGTCCGCCTCGCCGCCCTCGGCGCCGCGGTGGCGGCGATGGGCGCCGTCATCGTCTTCGTCGTGATCTATTACGGCACCCTCGGCTCCCTGCGGCAGACGCTCGATGCCTCGGTCACCAACGAGATCGGCGAGATCCTGCCGCAAGGGCCGGCGACGCCGCCGGCGGTGGCGGCCATAGCCATCCGCGCCGCCCTCGCGCAGCGGCCGTCCCGCATCTTCTACGCGCTCGCCGGGCCGAACGGCGCCCCCCTCGCGGGCAATCTGCGCTTCCCGCCGCCGGCGCCCGGCTGGCACACGCTGGACGCGCCGGAGGCCGACGCCTTCGCCCCAGGCGTGACGGAGCTGCGCGTCCTCGTGGTCCGCCTGCGCGGCGGCGCGTCGCTGCTCGTCGGCGTCGACGGCACGATGATCCGCCGGCTGAACGACCTGATCCGCCGCAGCTTCCTGATCGGCTTCGGCCTCACCCTCAGCCTCGGCCTCGCCGCCGGCATCGGTTTCGGCCGCAAGGCCCTCGCGCGGGTGAACGCGGTCAGCCTCGCCAGCCGCGAGATCATGGCCGGCGACCTGTCCCGCCGCATCCCGCTCGCCGGCACCGGCGACGAGTTCGACCGCCTGGCCGAAACCGTGAACGCGATGCTCGACCGCATGCAGCACCTGATGGAGAATCTCGGCGCCGTCGGCAACGACATCGCCCACGACCTCCGCTCGCCGCTGGCCCGGCTGCGCGAAACCCTCGAACTCGCGCTGCGCGACCCCGATCCGGCGGCGGCCGGGGCCGCCATCGCCGAGGCGATCGCGCAGGTCGATGGCGCGCTGGCGCTCTGCGGCGCCATTCTCCGCCTCGCCCAGATCGAAACCGGCGCCCGCCGCGCCTCCTTCTCCGACATCGACCTGACCGACCTGCTGGACCGCCTGGTCGAGACCTACGAGACCGTGGCCGAGGAGGCGGGCCACCGCCTCGCCGCGCATGTCCCGCGAGGCCTCGCCATCCGCGGCGATGCACAGCTCCTCAACCAGATGTTCGCCAACCTGATCGAGAACGCGATCACCCATGCGGGGAGCGCGGCGCGGATCGGCCTCGTCGCCCGCGCCGATCCGGCCGGCGTGACGGTCCGCCTGACCGATGACGGTCCCGGCATCGCGCCGGACCGCCGGGGTGCCGCGCTGCGCCGCTTCGGCCGGCTCGACCCGGCGCGCCACCGCCCCGGCTACGGCCTCGGCCTGCCGCTCTCCGCCGCCATCGCCGACCTGCACGATGCCCGCTTCACGCTCGATGTCGCCGCACCCGGCGCCGATCGCCCGGGCCTCGCCGTCACCCTGGTCTTTCCGGCGGGCGGCGTCCCCCGGCCGGGCTGA
- a CDS encoding helix-turn-helix transcriptional regulator, with product MPAPEISGMIGAMKDDNRFGAYLKSRRARLDPASLGLAAGRRRTAGLRREEVAQRAHISATWYTWLEQGRGGNPSAEVLDRIARALLLTEIEREHLFLLGRGHPPEARYRGGDAITPRLQRLLDALPFSPAIVRTATWDVVAWNRAAAAVFTNYAALPAGQRNILRMIFTDPRVRAAQFDWAAMARAVVGAFRVDAARAGADAEVAPLVDELCRASPEFAAMWNENEVMPQGDGAKRLRHPVIGPIALEYSSFAVDGRPDLSMIVYNPATPDDAGRVRALLASRADPAGPDAVLDAVDK from the coding sequence ATGCCGGCGCCGGAGATTTCTGGCATGATCGGCGCGATGAAGGACGACAACCGGTTCGGCGCCTATCTGAAAAGCCGGCGCGCCAGGCTCGATCCCGCGTCGCTCGGCCTGGCCGCGGGCCGGCGGCGGACCGCCGGGCTGCGCCGCGAGGAGGTCGCGCAGCGCGCCCATATCAGCGCCACGTGGTACACCTGGCTCGAACAGGGGCGCGGCGGGAATCCCTCGGCCGAGGTGCTCGACCGGATCGCGCGGGCGCTGCTGCTGACCGAGATCGAGCGCGAGCACCTGTTCCTGCTGGGGCGCGGCCATCCGCCGGAGGCGCGCTACCGGGGCGGCGATGCGATCACGCCGCGGCTGCAGCGGCTGCTCGACGCGCTGCCCTTCAGCCCCGCGATCGTGCGGACCGCGACCTGGGACGTGGTGGCCTGGAACCGCGCCGCCGCCGCCGTGTTCACCAATTACGCCGCGCTGCCGGCGGGGCAGCGCAACATCCTGCGGATGATCTTCACCGACCCGCGTGTGCGCGCGGCGCAGTTCGACTGGGCGGCGATGGCGCGGGCGGTGGTCGGCGCGTTCCGGGTCGATGCCGCCCGCGCCGGGGCCGATGCCGAGGTGGCGCCGCTGGTCGACGAACTCTGCCGCGCCAGCCCGGAATTCGCGGCGATGTGGAACGAGAACGAGGTGATGCCGCAGGGCGACGGGGCCAAGCGGCTGCGCCACCCGGTGATCGGCCCCATCGCGCTGGAGTATTCGTCGTTCGCGGTGGATGGACGGCCGGATCTGAGCATGATCGTCTACAATCCAGCGACGCCGGACGATGCCGGGCGCGTGCGCGCGCTGCTGGCGTCCCGCGCCGATCCGGCCGGACCGGATGCGGTGCTCGACGCCGTCGATAAATAG
- a CDS encoding MarR family winged helix-turn-helix transcriptional regulator gives MADARLTDEDYEMLASFRFALRKFIAFSEAAARRDGLTPRQHQALLGIRAMQGQGAASVSDLAAFLILQHNSTVELVDRLVAAGFVARATDPEDGRRVRLALTGSGEARLAALSQTHLDELEQIGPELRRLLARIQRYRRRVRGSARCGDAGG, from the coding sequence ATGGCTGATGCGCGGTTGACCGACGAGGATTACGAGATGCTGGCCTCGTTCCGCTTCGCGCTGCGGAAGTTCATCGCCTTCAGCGAGGCCGCCGCCCGGCGCGACGGGCTGACGCCGCGCCAGCACCAGGCGCTGCTCGGCATCCGCGCCATGCAGGGCCAGGGCGCGGCGAGCGTTTCCGACCTCGCGGCGTTCCTGATCCTGCAGCACAACAGCACGGTGGAGCTGGTCGACCGGCTGGTGGCCGCCGGTTTCGTGGCGCGGGCGACCGACCCGGAAGACGGGCGGCGGGTGCGGCTGGCGCTGACCGGAAGCGGCGAGGCGCGGCTCGCCGCGCTGTCGCAGACGCATCTGGACGAGCTGGAGCAGATCGGCCCGGAACTGCGGCGGCTGCTCGCGCGCATCCAGCGCTACCGCCGCCGGGTCCGCGGCTCCGCGCGCTGCGGGGATGCGGGCGGGTGA
- a CDS encoding chloride channel protein: MSPSPSLPPPVRLGDFTTDRGIFRLIGFGACAGLFGVIAGWILLRMIGLINDLAYYGVWSTRMLAPGGAAPGGHPALWTILVPAGGAVLIGLMARYGSEKIRGHGIPEAIEAILLGGARLDLRVAILKPISSAISIGTGGPFGAEGPIIMTGGAAASLMAQCFTLTDAERKTLLVAGACAGMTAVFGTPVAALLLAVELLLFELKPRSIIPVGVACITAAILRRFCMTPAPLFPYAGGVIVDPLHAFGWLGLGLAAGLGSALLTVLVYAAEDGFETLPIHWMWWPVLGGLVVGIGGVFDPAALGVGYPDIARLLAGTLAGGAAIRLVLVKGVIWSVALGSGTSGGVLAPLLIIGGALGAVLAPVMPHAAPGFWAVLGMAAMMGGTMRAPLTSTLFAVELTGNHRILLPVLAASMASMAVTVLLMKRSILTEKIARRGHHLTREYSIDPLAVTRIRDIMATKVDTLAADLPVGAAIERFLSHAAAHRAFPVTAPDGLVLGLVSRADILDWIGDEVRRDLPLRAMIAGREVTTAAPDEMADTIAVRMLTRNAPRIPVVDAEGRLLGIVSRADLLRVHQRVMLAETRRERFFPFRRRAAAKEAQKPEPLAVP; encoded by the coding sequence ATGTCACCTTCGCCCAGTCTGCCACCCCCCGTTCGCCTTGGCGACTTCACGACCGACCGCGGGATCTTCCGGCTGATCGGCTTCGGCGCCTGCGCCGGCCTGTTCGGCGTCATCGCCGGCTGGATCCTGCTGCGCATGATCGGGCTGATCAACGACCTCGCCTATTACGGCGTCTGGTCGACCCGGATGCTGGCGCCGGGCGGCGCCGCGCCGGGCGGCCATCCCGCGCTGTGGACGATCCTCGTTCCCGCCGGCGGCGCCGTGCTGATCGGCCTGATGGCCCGCTACGGCTCGGAGAAGATCCGCGGCCACGGCATCCCCGAGGCGATCGAGGCGATCCTGCTCGGCGGCGCCCGGCTCGACCTGCGGGTGGCGATCCTCAAGCCGATCTCGTCGGCGATCTCGATCGGCACCGGCGGCCCGTTCGGCGCCGAGGGGCCGATCATCATGACCGGCGGCGCCGCCGCCTCGCTGATGGCGCAGTGCTTCACCCTGACCGATGCCGAGCGCAAGACCCTGCTCGTCGCCGGCGCCTGCGCGGGCATGACGGCGGTTTTCGGCACCCCGGTCGCCGCCCTCCTGCTCGCGGTCGAGCTCCTGCTGTTCGAGCTGAAGCCGCGCAGCATCATCCCCGTCGGCGTCGCCTGCATCACCGCCGCCATCCTCCGCCGCTTCTGCATGACGCCGGCGCCGCTGTTTCCCTATGCCGGCGGGGTGATCGTCGATCCGCTGCACGCCTTCGGCTGGCTCGGCCTCGGCCTCGCCGCCGGGCTCGGCTCCGCCCTGCTCACCGTGCTCGTCTACGCCGCCGAGGACGGGTTCGAGACACTGCCGATCCACTGGATGTGGTGGCCGGTGCTGGGCGGCCTCGTCGTCGGCATCGGCGGCGTGTTCGACCCGGCGGCCCTCGGCGTCGGCTATCCCGATATCGCGCGCCTGCTCGCCGGCACGCTCGCCGGCGGGGCCGCGATCCGTCTCGTCCTGGTCAAGGGCGTGATCTGGTCGGTGGCGCTGGGCTCGGGCACCTCGGGCGGCGTGCTGGCGCCGCTGCTGATCATCGGCGGCGCGCTCGGCGCCGTCCTCGCCCCCGTCATGCCGCACGCCGCCCCCGGCTTCTGGGCGGTGCTCGGCATGGCGGCGATGATGGGCGGCACCATGCGCGCCCCGCTGACCTCGACGCTGTTCGCCGTCGAACTCACCGGCAATCACCGCATCCTCCTGCCGGTGCTCGCCGCCAGCATGGCCAGCATGGCGGTGACCGTCCTGCTGATGAAGCGCTCGATCCTGACCGAGAAGATCGCCCGGCGCGGCCATCACCTCACCCGCGAGTACAGCATCGACCCGCTGGCGGTGACCCGCATCCGCGACATCATGGCAACCAAGGTGGACACGCTGGCGGCGGACCTGCCGGTGGGGGCTGCGATCGAGCGCTTCCTCTCGCACGCGGCGGCCCACCGCGCCTTCCCGGTGACGGCGCCGGACGGCCTCGTGCTCGGCCTCGTCTCCCGCGCCGACATCCTCGACTGGATCGGCGACGAGGTGCGGCGCGACCTGCCCTTGCGCGCGATGATCGCCGGCCGCGAGGTGACGACCGCCGCGCCCGACGAGATGGCCGACACCATCGCGGTGCGGATGCTCACCCGGAACGCCCCGCGAATCCCCGTGGTCGACGCGGAAGGCCGCCTCCTTGGCATCGTCTCCCGCGCCGACCTGCTGCGCGTCCACCAGCGCGTCATGCTCGCCGAAACCCGCCGCGAGCGCTTTTTCCCCTTCCGCCGCCGCGCCGCCGCGAAGGAAGCGCAAAAGCCCGAGCCGCTCGCCGTGCCATGA